TGATACCTTCGATTTAAAGTCGCTTGATGACGTATTTAATCGAATGTTAGAAACAATCATGAGCTCTAAAGATGATATCTTTATTATAAGTGAACAAAGCCGAAGAAGCTTTGAAGATATGCAAAAAGAGCTAGAAATTGTTAGAAAACAAATTTCAATTATCATTGATGAAGGCGATGCTTTAGAAAAAAGTACACAGCTTGCAAAGCAAAGACTTGTGTTAGTGAGTAAAGCTTTTGATAATTATACCGAAGAACAAGTTAGAGATGCATATGAAACTGCGCATGATTTTCAAGTAAAGCTCTCCGTTATTAAAACACAAGAAAAGCAGCTACGTGATAAAAGAGATGATCTCGAGAGAAGATTGAGAGGTTTACTCGATACGATAGAACGTGCAGATCATATTGTCAATCAAGTAAATGTCGTTTTGAATTACTTAACGTCAGATTTAAAGAATGTTGGACTAGCGCTTGAGCAAGCAAAGATGAAGCAAGACTTTGGTATACGTATTATCGCTGCGCAGGAAGAAGAGCGTAAACGTTTATCAAGGGAAATTCATGATGGACCTGCTCAAATGTTGGCAAATGTATTAATGCGTACGGATTTAATTGAAAGAACATACCGTGAAAAGGGTATTGAATATGCTTTGGCTGAAATTGCCGATTTAAAGAAAACCGTGCGTGATGCATTATCCGAGGTACGACGTATCATCTATGATTTAAGACCAATGGCACTTGATGATCTGGGAATTGTTCCGACATTAAAAAAGTATTTATCGACAGTGACAGAATACAATCCTGGTGTTGAAATTCATTTCCAATCGAGAAGCACTGAAAAGCGTATACCTTCTAATTATGAAGTCTCTATTTTCCGATTAGTGCAGGAATGTGTCACTAATGCCATGAAACACGGAAAATGTAAGGATATTTGGGTAAAACTTGAGTGGTTGAAACATGCCGTAAATATTGTCGTCAAGGATGATGGCATAGGATTTGACCCACAAGTAGTGAAAGACCATTCATTTGGGATTTTAGGAATGCGAGAGCGTATCGAAATATTGGATGGTACATTCTCAATTGAAAGTGAAATAAACCGCGGCACTACGGTACTATTTAAAATTCCGTTAGAAGTCGAATAAAAGTAATTGTTGTAGAAATCTAGGGGGTAAAGACAAATGACGAAGATTATTATTGTAGACGATCACCAGCTATTCCGTGAAGGAGTAAAACGTATTTTAGATTTTGAAGATACGTTTGATGTAGTAGCAGAAGGTGATGATGGCACGGATGTGGTGTCTTTATACGCTGATAACCAACCAGATGTTGTACTAATGGATATTAATATGCCAGGCAAAAATGGAGTAGAGGCTACTGCGGAGTTAATCAATGAATTCCCTGATGCAAAGGTAATTATGCTATCTATCCATGATGATGAAACTTATGTAACACATGCACTTAAATCAGGTGCTCTAGGCTATATGCTAAAAGAGATGGATGCAGATGAAATCGTTGAGGCAATTAAGGTAGTAGCAAACGGTGGTTCTTATTTACATCCGAAAGTTACTAAAAATTTAGTAGCAGAATTCCGACGCCTTTCTGAGCATGAAAATAAAGGAAACTTCCATCAAGCAGAAATTCGCCGTCCATTCCATTTATTAACAAAGCGTGAGTGTGAAGTATTACAGTTATTAACGGATGGTCAATCAAACCGTACAATTGGTGAAACACTGTTTATCTCTGAAAAAACTGTTAAAAACCATGTTTCTAGCATATTACAAAAAATGAATGTCAACGACCGTACACAAGCAGTTGTTACTGCCATTAAAAACGGCTGGGTAGAAGTACGATAATTGCATAGCATTACGATAAAAGCTGTTTTAAAAAATTACTTAATGATTTAGTAATTTTTAAAGCAGTTTTTATTTATGATATGGATTCCTTGATGAAAAGCGGGAAAATTTGATTGAAGAGAACATTTAAATGATGCAACATTTTGAAATTATGAGCGTCATATGAAAGATGTAGCACCTAAATGTTGAAAATACACAACAAAATTCCTACGACAGCATTTATATGCTACAATATGCGCGGGAGGTTTTTGGATGTTAAAGAAAAGTATTCTAGCAGTTTTTACCTTATTGATACTAACTGCCTGTGGTAATAAAAAAGAAGATATGAGTGCGGAAGAAAGACAGAAAATCATTGATGAAGGTACTGCTGGGTTTGAAATGAATGATGGGAAAATC
This genomic stretch from Lysinibacillus pakistanensis harbors:
- a CDS encoding sensor histidine kinase — its product is MFSNDTFDLKSLDDVFNRMLETIMSSKDDIFIISEQSRRSFEDMQKELEIVRKQISIIIDEGDALEKSTQLAKQRLVLVSKAFDNYTEEQVRDAYETAHDFQVKLSVIKTQEKQLRDKRDDLERRLRGLLDTIERADHIVNQVNVVLNYLTSDLKNVGLALEQAKMKQDFGIRIIAAQEEERKRLSREIHDGPAQMLANVLMRTDLIERTYREKGIEYALAEIADLKKTVRDALSEVRRIIYDLRPMALDDLGIVPTLKKYLSTVTEYNPGVEIHFQSRSTEKRIPSNYEVSIFRLVQECVTNAMKHGKCKDIWVKLEWLKHAVNIVVKDDGIGFDPQVVKDHSFGILGMRERIEILDGTFSIESEINRGTTVLFKIPLEVE
- a CDS encoding response regulator transcription factor; this translates as MTKIIIVDDHQLFREGVKRILDFEDTFDVVAEGDDGTDVVSLYADNQPDVVLMDINMPGKNGVEATAELINEFPDAKVIMLSIHDDETYVTHALKSGALGYMLKEMDADEIVEAIKVVANGGSYLHPKVTKNLVAEFRRLSEHENKGNFHQAEIRRPFHLLTKRECEVLQLLTDGQSNRTIGETLFISEKTVKNHVSSILQKMNVNDRTQAVVTAIKNGWVEVR